Proteins from a genomic interval of Trifolium pratense cultivar HEN17-A07 linkage group LG6, ARS_RC_1.1, whole genome shotgun sequence:
- the LOC123889978 gene encoding xanthosine methyltransferase 2-like has product MTIERILRMKGGVGETSYANNSLLQRKVIMKVKTIMEENLKLFMSNITSDDCWKIVDLGCSSGPNTLIAIYNILNIIYKICLKLNHGTPMFQIYVNDLFENDFNTIFKLLPDFYQIIQQERGHNVGACFINATPGNFYGRLFPNNYINIFHSSYCLHWLSQAPKDSTTEAEPLNKGNICVTKTSPPSVYNAYFEQFQIDFKHFLKSRFKELASGGLMVLTFLSRETKYEITSCEVLSTVLNEMVQEGLVEETKLDLFNLPIYYPTIKEVRQVIKEEGSFTLQTLKTFKIGWDANLQEDRVDFVVDNNMRGKFIAKYHRAIFEPLLVVEFGENILDEIFSRFAKLVAQLMELERLEYTNIVLFMTKDL; this is encoded by the exons ATGACAATAGAACGAATCCTTCGAATGAAAGGTGGTGTGGGAGAAACAAGCTATGCAAATAACTCCTTATTACAG AGAAAAGTAATAATGAAAGTGAAGACCATAATGGAAGagaatttgaaactttttatgTCCAACATAACTTCTGATGATTGTTGGAAAATAGTCGATTTAGGTTGCTCTTCAGGACCAAATACACTTATAGCCATCTATAATATCCTGAACATCATctataaaatttgtttgaagtTAAATCACGGGACACCTATGTTTCAAATTTATGTCAATGATTTGTTTGAAAATGATTTCAATACCATTTTCAAGTTACTCCCTGATTTCTACCAAATTATACAACAAGAACGAGGACACAATGTTGGAGCATGTTTCATAAATGCAACACCAGGAAATTTTTATGGACGACTCTTTCCCAATAATtatattaacatttttcattCCTCTTATTGTCTCCATTGGCTATCACAG GCACCGAAAGATTCAACCACGGAAGCAGAGCCACTGAACAAAGGAAATATTTGTGTAACAAAAACAAGTCCTCCATCAGTATATAATGCATATTTTGAGCaatttcaaatagatttcaaacattttttaaagtCACGCTTTAAGGAACTAGCATCGGGTGGCTTGATGGTATTAACTTTCCTTAGCAGGGAAACAAAGTATGAAATCACTTCTTGCGAGGTACTTAGCACGGTTCTTAATGAGATGGTACAAGAG GGTTTGGTTGAAGAGACAAAGTTGGACTTGTTTAATTTGCCTATATATTATCCTACAATAAAAGAAGTTAGACAAGTGATTAAGGAAGAAGGGTCTTTTACCCTTCAAACATTGAAGACTTTTAAGATAGGATGGGATGCAAACCTTCAAGAAGATAgagttgattttgttgttgataacaATATGAGAGGAAAGTTCATAGCCAAATATCATAGAGCTATTTTTGAACCTCTTTTAGTTGTAGagtttggtgaaaatatattggATGAAATCTTCTCAAGGTTTGCAAAGTTGGTTGCACAACTTATGGAGTTAGAGAGACTAGAATATACTAATATTGTATTGTTCATGACCAAGgatctttaa
- the LOC123890232 gene encoding probable caffeine synthase MTL2 translates to MAMERVLRMKGGAGETSYVKNSLIPKKAIMKVKALLDENLKLMISDTTFNSCWKVVDLGCSSGPNTLMVVSNIMNVIDKISLSLNHGPPVFQIYLNDLFQNDFHTIFKLLPDFHQSIKKERGDNAGECFTNATPGSFYGRLFPNNYINIFHSSYCVHWLSQAPKYSTKKGEPLIKGNIYITRICPPSVYDVYVEHFRRDFKKFLKARSEELALGGVMILTLIGREKNGEITSYEVLGMVLKEMVQEGLVEEAKLDLFNLPIYHPTIEEVKQVIKNEGSFTLQTLKTFKIGWDANLQEDIVDYVVDSKMRGEFIAKYHRACFESLLLADFGENIMEELFSRFGKLIAQFIELKSPDFFNIVLFMTKCP, encoded by the exons ATGGCAATGGAGCGAGTTCTTCGTATGAAGGGTGGCGCGGGAGAAACAAGCTATGTAAAAAACTCCTTAATTCCG AAAAAAGCAATTATGAAAGTGAAAGCTTTACTTGATGAGAACTTGAAACTGATGATATCGGACACAACTTTTAATAGTTGTTGGAAAGTAGTCGATTTAGGTTGTTCTTCAGGACCAAATACACTTATGGTCGTCTCAAATATCATGAATGTCATTGATAAAATTAGCTTAAGCTTAAATCATGGGCCACCCGTATTCCAGATATACCTCAATGATctatttcaaaatgatttccaTACTATCTTCAAATTACTACCTGATTTCCACCAAagcataaaaaaagaaagaggggACAATGCTGGAGAATGCTTCACAAATGCAACACCGGGAAGCTTTTATGGAAGATTGTTTCCAAATAATTATATCAACATTTTTCATTCTTCCTATTGTGTTCATTGGCTATCACAA GCGCCAAAATATTCGACAAAGAAAGGAGAACCACTCATCAAGGGAAATATTTACATAACAAGAATATGTCCTCCATCAGTATATGATGTATATGTTGAGCATTTTAGAAGAGATTTCAAGAAATTTCTAAAGGCACGATCTGAGGAACTAGCATTGGGTGGTGTGATGATACTAACTTTAATCGGAAGAGAAAAGAATGGTGAAATTACTTCCTATGAGGTACTAGGCATGGTACTCAAGGAGATGGTCCAAgag GGTTTGGTTGAAGAAGCAAAATTGGATTTGTTTAATCTTCCTATATATCATCCTACTATAGAGGAAGTCAAACAAGTGATCAAGAATGAAGGATCCTTTACCCTTCAAACATTGAAGACTTTTAAAATTGGTTGGGATGCAAACCTACAAGAAGATATTGTTGATTATGTTGTTGATAGCAAAATGAGAGGAGAGTTCATAGCCAAGTACCACAGAGCTTGTTTTGAATCTCTTTTATTAGCTGACTTTGGTGAAAATATCATGGAAGAATTGTTCTCAAGGTTTGGAAAGCTAATTGCACAATTCATTGAGTTAAAGTCACCGGATTTTTTCAATATTGTGTTGTTCATGACCAAGTGTCCTTAA